From Plasmodium malariae genome assembly, contig: PmUG01_00_2, whole genome shotgun sequence, the proteins below share one genomic window:
- the PmUG01_00013100 gene encoding Plasmodium exported protein, unknown function — MMVQANKFFFFIKFCAFSLLIRTYQNSHKTNTYGISYIKKIDLSNSLYVRVDRLLNEERGLHSPNGSIPLKKMSQKNFKVSSDTSYNNDNYEGRHRKLKGKSSKKEKNVSPSIIKSKKGLDDTYNIKMVKAFDNEFKEINKLKCEFSQKFLRRILVIIPVILFSIAALVLVMLTNTKGIQDNLYATLSFPIFVSIFILTVLVTYCKLLKNMYKGNNK, encoded by the exons ATGATGGTACAAGCTAAcaaattctttttcttcattaaatTCTGCgcattttctcttttaataCGGACATATCAGAATTCACATAAG acaaatacatatggaatatcatatattaagaaaattgaCCTAAGTAATTCATTATATGTAAGAGTAGACAGattattaaatgaagaaagaGGTTTACATTCCCCCAATGGAAGCatacctttaaaaaaaatgtctcAAAAAAACTTTAAAGTGTCATCTGATACatcatataataatgataactATGAAGGACGGCatagaaaattaaaaggaaaatcgtcaaaaaaggaaaaaaacgTATCACCATCTATTATTAAATCTAAAAAAGGATTAGatgatacatataatattaaaatggtAAAAGCATTTGATAATGAAttcaaagaaataaataaacttaAGTGTGAATTTtcacaaaaatttttaaggCGTATTCTTGTTATTATTCCAGTTATATTGTTCAGTATTGCTGCATTGGTGTTAGTAATGCTAACAAATACTAAGGGCATTCAAGATAACCTTTATGCCACATTATCCTTTCCAATATTTGtttcaatatttattttaacagtATTAGTTACTTACTGtaaattattgaaaaatatgtacaagggtaataataagtaa